accggcataaggatcctggttcgagcccccagatccccacctgcaggggagtcgcttcacaggcggtgaagcaggtctgcaggtgtctatctttctctccctctctcttgtcttcccctcctctctccatttctctctgtcctatctaacaatgatgacatcaataacaacaataactataacaacaaaaaaggacaacaaaagggaaattaaatatgaaaaaatttttaaaagaaagtattaaCAGTATTTGCTTCTAGAGATATTTTTTGATGATTTGACTTATGCCTGGTTTGACCGACTGTGCTTGCATtagttttattttagaaaaaaaaaattgacctatCCCCCTAGTTTTTCACACAGTACAAAGCCAgaaatatatgtacatgtatgtcTACATATATAGTTAAGTAAATATTAAGTGATTAATCACAAAAGTAGCCTAAAGAtactttttacaaaaaaaaaaaaaactcccactgTTTCAGTATTCACTTCCCTCTGTACAGCCCCTCTGTTGTCTCTGCAGAGACTTGTTCCATCACACCATAGAATAAACTGTTATTCTAGTAGttaccctttttcttttctccttctgtctttctgtaaACTTGAAAATACTTGAGCTTGTTTGATCCTGAGAACTAAGTCAGGTCAAGCCAGGCTAGTCCTGTGATGACAATGCAGTAACATTAGAACCAGCAAAAAGTCATTATTCCTTTTGATTGTTGCAGCCTGATTCCATTTCAGCTTGGCAAATGGGTGCTTTATGGACTTGGACTCCACTCTTTTGGTCAGACATGTCCCAGAAGGAAATGTTCATGTGCACATCTTGTGGTACAGAATTTGCTTCCCTTCAGGGGTGAAATGTTACTATGTgtgcaaaaggaaaacagaaaagtgTTGACTAAGGGAACTGGCTGGGTCAGTTCACTCACTGATATAAAGAGAGGAGGTGGGTAgcttgcaggggctgggtggaggggAGTGGTCAGTTCTGGTCTGATGTTATTCTCAAATTTAAATGAGAAGAATGCAACTCTTTGATCATAAGGATGCTCCGTGTGCACCTAGCAGGGCTTGAAATCAGCAAACCGAGTGCTGTTGCTCAAGATGACTGAGATACTGGCCTTTTGCTGCTTTATAAATACCCTGGCTCCTCTTAAGAGATTTACAGTGTTTTTTGATTTCTGGAAAACCCCACTTTTCATAAACTCATCCCTTTTCATATTATAAACATTACAGAGTAGCATCACCATCCCCTTGTACATTTTTGGTTTTCCTATATTGTTTGTGTTTGGGTCTCACTGCAGCCCTAGGGTAGAAAACAGATGGGCCTTGTCTTAGGAATTAAAGAGTCTGTGATGGACAAGGTTATAAGGCTGCTATGGGCAGGGACATGACCCTGACTTAACCAGTTTGGGTTCATATACTTTTCTCTTATTTCCCTTCTTGGGACCCTGAGCAAACAAGAGAAATATGTCTTAGAAGAGGCTGGGGCCTCTATCAGTGGCAAAAGCTGGCCTTGGACCAGTGATTTATCTTCATTCATCTGTTGACTGCCACTGCCAAATGGTATTGTGGACTGTAAGTACCCCCCACTCATACCCCAGTGAGCAGCACAAATATGCGACTGTAGGATCCTAGTCAAATAGACTAGCCTGTCTCACAGTGGCGTTGGAGGCCTCGTAACAAATAATGTGGCCACTGTGGGAGCTGATCTGAATGGAAACATCTCTAGgaatagtaaataaaaacagcaagacaCAGAATAGCAAATATGGTGAAATGTAGCTTTGAGTATGCCTTTGTTGGCATAAAGGGACATTGGAAAGTTATGTTAGAAAATAgtttgagggggtcgggtggtggcgcagtgggttaagtgcacgtggcgcaaagcgcaaggactggtgtaaggatcctggttggagcccccggctccccacctgcaggggagtcacttcacaggcagtgaagtaggtctgcaggtgtctttctctccccctctctgtcttcccctcctctctccatttctctctgtcctatccaacaatgaactacatcaacaatggtaataataataaccacaacgaggctacaacaacatgggcaacaaaagggagaaaaaatggcctccaggagcggtggattcatggtgcaggcaccgagcccagcaaaaaccgtggaggaaaaaaaaaaatagtttgagaGTAAAGAACAGGGTGGGTGGAGACATGaatgaaatttctcagtttacaTATTTTTAAGTCATTTTGATTCTTTAAATGTTAAATTTTCAAATAACCATAGACTCACAATAAGTTGCAGAAATAGTAGAGATTATGTGTACCTTTAACCCAGTTTACTCCAATGGTAACATCTTGCAAAACTGTAGTACCCTATTCCAACTTGGAAAGTGATGATCTACAGTTCTGCATGCACTCACCTCCACAAACAACCAGAGTGGTTCCATCATCAAGGTCCCTGCTGCTCCCCTATTTATAGTCTTCCCTGCTCCAACTCCcctcatctcctcctcccttcatgCCCACAATCACAGATTTGTTCTCCATCTCTACAATTTTGTCCTTCTGATACTGTTGCATAAGTGGAATCATATAGTATATAATTTCTTAAGGtgccccaccaccacagttccttAGAAATCCTTTCAAGTTCATGCTTGTatcaaggttttttgtttttgtttttttttgcattttatattggatagagtaTTCCATGATATGGATAATATCACTGTTTAACTATTCATTCATCAAGACATTATTTCCAATACTTGACTCTGACTAATACAACTGCTGAGAACATTCATGTACATGATATTGTTTAGACCTAAGTTTTCATTTCCTGAAATGAGAATAAATGCACAGGAATACAGTTACATGGTAAGTATATGCCtagttccttgtttttttttaactgccaaaCTATTTTCTAGAGTGGCATTTTGATATCTCAAACACATAAATActgaactaaattaaaaaaaaagtgtctgggggctggggagacagcataatggttacgcaaaatgaGTTTCATGCCTAAAACTGACTCCGAgcacccagattcagtccccagcaacactagttgagcagtgctctggttaaaaataaagacagacagagagagaaagagacagacagacgaaAGAGTTATGTTGGATCTGACCCTGTCCCCCAAGTCAGGTCATCAGGGTATTTTCTCTAATCTGACCTGGAGTTTTCCTGGCTGAGTAGTGTCTGTTAAATCtgaatctctctcctcctaggtGTGGTACAGATAGTGGAGGTGATATTGAATGGCATGGTTCTCATGTGTGTCGTGGCCTCCTACTTTGTCCTTGCTGGATTCAGTGCCAGTTTTGCCAGCGGTGGCGGCTTTGGGAACAACTATTACTCACCATTCGAGGGCACCGAGCTGGAACAGGTTCGGCAACTGGACCAGCAGTACACAGTCCTCCGGGCACCCCTGATATACGGCGGTGTGGCTgtttctctggggctgggtgtcctTACCATGGGAGTTTTACTCCAAGGAGCCAAGAGTCTAGCCAGACTACCAGAGAAGTGGCTGCTCCTGGAAGCAGTCTTCAGCCTACTAGCGGCAGTCGGCTACTGCATAAGCATTGGCTTTTTCCTTCATATAGCCTTGCGGATCAATGCCACAGATACTTGCAAAATGAGAGAGAGGCTCTATGCCCGCAAGGGTCTCACCTGGATGAACTGCCAGCTGGCAGGCACAGATGGGGCAGCAGCCACCTTTGCTTGTCTTCTGGTGGTTATGTATGGTGCCAGTGTGGTGCTGGCCCTCAGGAGCTACCGGGAACAGAAGCACTACAAAGAGAGCAGAGAGCAACACAGAAATTACAGCGATGTGCCAGAATACCTGTGGTCTGGAACACTCTGAGATCATCTTCTGGAACCTAAGTAGCAACACATCTCCCTTGtttacctcaaaaaaaaaaaaaaaaaagatggggcctTTAAAATCACAGATAACTGTGGGCTTCACATATTTTTTATAAACACTCTTTGGAGCCAGATGATTGATGATTTTTCTATCAGTCTTTGTTGGTTGAGAATTTGGAAAAATATCTCCATGTTTGCTACAAAGAGCAACATCAGACACTGGTATTTATACTCAAATGGAGCCTTTTACCAAAATAGggtactactaataataatactttaataataatagtagtaataccAAGAGACATTCTGAAAGATGAGAACTACATTTGGGTTAACAAGCCCAAAGTAAAAGTCACTAGAAGAAATATACCATTTTCCCCTGTATTTTATCTCTGATGAATGATTTTAAAGCAGCTGTGTGATGAAATTCTAAATGAGTAATTGCATTCTGATTTTCTCCTTGAGGGGAAAGTCTTCTGCTCAGATAGCTGAGTACTATGACCAGGACACAGTCCCAAAGAGTTTTGTTTTAGAGATGAAAGGCTGGTTTCTGACACATGTAGAGATGTTTTCAACATACATAAGCCTCAGGATTCCTGCATTAGAAGCAAGATATGTTTTCTGAAAACATTTCTAGTTAGTTTTTTGTGCCAATTCAGTCAGAATCCACTTTTCTgatatactgggttgtcagaaaagtcatgatacatctttgctttgaaaaatagaaaaatacatgatgacttttccaacaacccatttTTCTTAAAGAGGGTTCTAAATTATACAAAATTCACAATGTCTGCAACTGATTTCAGAGATAAAGCAATTTACCAGACCATAAAATGCCTACTGGAGAATTTCTCATTTCTGTATTCTCTTCCACAATGGAAATACCCTAGAACTAGATCATAATGTCTTAGCACCTAGAATTATTATGTGTGTCATCaacactgaattttaaaaataaagttattttgaTAATTTTAATCCAAAGTTTTATAGGTTTTCTTTATAGTCTCAGATTTTCCTATCAGTTACACTAGAAATATGTActatatacattcttttttttttaatttttaaaaatattcattttacttttttgttgcctttgttttattgttgtagtagttgttgttattgatgtcatcattgttggataggacagagaaatggagagatggggaagacagagaaggggagagaaagacacctgcagacctgcttcaccgcttgcaaagcgactcccctgcaggtggggagctgggggctcagactgggaaccttatgccagtccttgcactttgcaccacctgcgcttaaccactgcactaccacccgactcacacTATATACATTCTTCTATGTCTTCTTAGTTGTCCTATTGCTTTTCAGCAACTCCTTTTCTTGTAGCACCTTTCACTTTCATATTATGCGTGAGATAGATTTCCACAACATAGTTTTGACATAAACCTTAGACTTTCTATGCCTGTAGTTATTAAGAAATCAAAAAACATAAGCCTATTCAAAATATGCCTAGAGGACTGtttaaaaaagtcattttctTCTCATGTGTTAATTTTTGCCAATACATTTTTGCTGATtctttcccttctccatttcACATCCCTCcaaacttctttccttcctgcatATGTTAcctttcctctctcagttcctTTCATTAGCTAATTCTGTGTTAGTTCGTTTGTTTTAGTGTGTCAGAGTTTTGttcctgcacaattccaccaccactcccagcagactaatatatggagaggggaggggggaggagaggcacCACCACACAGATCATGCATAGTGCTCCCTGTAGTGCTGGAGTTTGaagctgggcccttgagcatggtaaagtaTAAGCTATCTCCTGATcccaaatatttttcttaataaaaaaaattatttcttatttaattaatttatttattttgagagacttTGACCAaggcacttttcagctctggcataattaGTGCCAGGATCAAACACAAAGCCCCAAGTATACAAGTCCATAAGTTCTCTCTGGCTCAAGAGaggtatttgttttgttttgttttgatttgttttgtttgtttttctccttttttcaccTGTGCCAGGACACAGAACCTAGGGTCTCACAGATGGAAAGCAAGTCCTATACTACTGAGACATGTCCCCTTCCTCATTAGCTAAATCACATCCAAGGTGAAAGACCAAAACTAAACCCCATACAGAAACGAGAAAGTGGGGGGTGGGctttggtgcactgggttaagcatacacagtaaggaaaatagattatatatatttttttttaatattttatttattcccttttgttgcccttgttttattgttgtagttattattgttgttgtcgttgttggataggacagagagaaatggagagaggaggggaagacagagaggaggaaagacgagacacctgcagacctgcttcaccgcctgtgaagcgactcccctgcaggtggggagccggggttcgaaccgggatccttatgctggtccttgtgctttgtgccacctgcgcttaacccgctgcactacagcccgactcccaatagattatatttttaagaaaagttaAGTTTAGAGGAAAATAAACTGGAAATCTATACTACTGGGTTAAAATACAAACACTTGTAACACAGAAAGATGATTCTACTGTCTTAGTTGGAAGCAATGACTACAGTCCCACATGATTTTCACCAAGTGGTAGGCAGGCATGCTATTTAACAGCAGTAAAAATTAAGCAACCCATTCCACATCAGCTTTCCCCCAAAACCATACACTGCCACTATTCTCACCTAGCACTTTTCCCCTAAAATATATCTTATTTGGTCATTGCCCATATCTGCATCTTGTGTTTGATGAGATGAGATGTTGGCCTATCTGGCCTGTGTCACACCCAAGCCTTCCTTTAATGGAACCCTCCCTGAGTGCAGCCCTCTAATCATTGTTATTACAACACTTCATAGTTTTCTAATATTCAAGTGCTTCAAAAATTTCATTTACTATCACTTGTCAAGTGGGCAGGCCCAGATTTATTATTCatgttttacagatgaggaggTGAAGGTTCAAATACCCGAACTAGTTTATCTAAGAACTGTTTTTCATTGCTCACAGTGACCaagactattatttctactaaCACCTGAGAGAAAATGAACCTTGGAGAGGCTACATAACTTGCCTCTAGTCAAATCTTTTAAGTATCAGAGGCAAAATCCAGATCCAAAGAATCATTCACTGGGTTGTACACTGAGTGACTGGTAAGACTCATGCCATTTGGTATTACCAGAGAATCAATTTTATCACATGAAGCAGAGAACACACTCTGAACTCTCCTTCCCCCTTACCACGCTGGAGCAGGGAGGTGTGTCTCTCAGGACTGGGGTACTGAAGTAGATGGTGGCAATGGGCCTAGCACACTGAAGGTGCTCATATAATAGTTGCTAGAGGTTTAAAATGTTGATTTTGCCAAATGAGGAAactgtaaaattattttaagttgGCTTTTATTTGGAATGAGAACTAGCTAATCTTGTTTCAAAGATCAGAGGTTATAGGAGACAACCAAAGTGGACAAAGGGAAGGAACAATTTAGAGGTTTTAATACCCACCACTATGTCTGAAGTTCTAACACCAAAGCTATTATGTATGACAGATACAATGGCCAGATTATCCACTTAGTAACGACATGACATTAACTCTGACTTGC
The DNA window shown above is from Erinaceus europaeus chromosome 2, mEriEur2.1, whole genome shotgun sequence and carries:
- the MARVELD3 gene encoding MARVEL domain-containing protein 3 isoform X1, encoding MGERTGPREPRTRPRERDSQRPPRPERDRRPERPRDRAGERRGGRDGGREPRLEEPRTAQQRHGDRSRHGRARDPGRSPAWDAAPPPWPAPWETPEPLASRNQGFERRAPQREPTSERYLPSKPRPEQEEVEYYQSEAEGLLECHKCRYLCTGRGVVQIVEVILNGMVLMCVVASYFVLAGFSASFASGGGFGNNYYSPFEGTELEQVRQLDQQYTVLRAPLIYGGVAVSLGLGVLTMGVLLQGAKSLARLPEKWLLLEAVFSLLAAVGYCISIGFFLHIALRINATDTCKMRERLYARKGLTWMNCQLAGTDGAAATFACLLVVMYGASVVLALRSYREQKHYKESREQHRNYSDVPEYLWSGTL